The following are encoded in a window of Pseudalgibacter alginicilyticus genomic DNA:
- a CDS encoding DegT/DnrJ/EryC1/StrS family aminotransferase translates to MKKIQMVDLKGQYNDIKDEVNNSIQNVIETTTFINGPKVHEFQKNLETYLDVKHVIPCANGTDALQIAMMGLGLKPGDEVITADFTFAATVEVIALLQLTPVLVDVNLDDFNINIEAVKKAITSKTKAIVPVHLFGQCANMEAILELAKTHNLYVIEDNAQAIGANYTYKDGSKVKAGTIGNVGATSFFPSKNLGCYGDGGAIFTNDDALAHTIRGIVNHGMYERYHHDVVGVNSRLDSIQAAVLDAKLKRLDSYNQARLYAANKYDAAFKDIDNIVVPFRNGLEDSHVFHQYTLKIKGVDRDALVKHLSEKNIPCGVYYPIPLHKQKAYLDARYKESDFEVTNQLVKEVISLPMHTELEDDQIEFITSTIIKFING, encoded by the coding sequence ATGAAAAAAATCCAAATGGTTGACCTAAAAGGTCAATATAACGACATTAAAGATGAAGTAAATAACTCTATACAAAACGTTATTGAAACCACCACCTTTATTAATGGACCCAAAGTTCATGAATTTCAGAAAAACTTAGAAACTTATCTTGACGTAAAACACGTAATACCTTGTGCCAATGGTACCGATGCTTTGCAAATTGCAATGATGGGTTTGGGGTTAAAGCCTGGCGATGAGGTTATCACAGCTGATTTTACTTTTGCTGCTACAGTAGAAGTTATTGCTTTATTACAACTAACACCTGTGTTAGTGGATGTAAATTTAGATGATTTCAATATTAATATTGAAGCTGTAAAAAAAGCTATAACATCAAAAACCAAAGCGATAGTACCTGTACATTTATTTGGACAATGTGCTAACATGGAAGCAATATTAGAGTTAGCTAAAACTCATAATTTATATGTTATAGAAGACAATGCACAAGCTATTGGAGCTAATTATACTTACAAAGATGGTTCTAAAGTTAAAGCTGGAACTATTGGGAATGTAGGTGCAACGTCATTTTTTCCATCTAAAAATTTAGGATGTTATGGAGATGGAGGAGCTATCTTTACCAATGATGATGCTTTGGCACATACCATTAGAGGTATTGTAAATCATGGTATGTATGAACGCTATCATCACGATGTAGTTGGGGTTAATTCGCGTTTGGATAGCATTCAAGCAGCTGTTTTAGATGCTAAATTAAAACGTTTAGACAGTTATAATCAAGCAAGGTTATATGCAGCAAATAAATATGATGCAGCTTTTAAAGATATTGATAATATTGTAGTGCCTTTTAGAAATGGATTAGAAGATAGTCATGTTTTTCATCAATATACTTTAAAAATAAAAGGAGTTGATAGAGATGCTCTTGTAAAACATTTGAGTGAAAAAAACATTCCATGTGGGGTGTATTATCCAATACCGCTTCATAAACAAAAGGCGTATTTGGATGCAAGGTATAAAGAGTCTGACTTTGAAGTTACCAATCAATTGGTAAAAGAAGTAATCTCATTGCCTATGCATACAGAATTGGAGGACGATCAAATAGAATTTATTACATCAACAATTATAAAATTTATAAATGGATAA
- the lspA gene encoding signal peptidase II, which yields MTLSKRSIYIISVVILTIALDQISKFWVRINVAAGSQSEIIGQFFTLHNVENEGAFLGMGSELNETLRVILLLILPIVVLGFVLRYIFKDKTLDNWSIFAFSSIIGGGLGNVYDRIIYGSVTDFWHIDLGGPLRTGIFNMADLSVTTGMIILVFVSFKKKKKVAK from the coding sequence ATGACATTATCAAAACGTTCCATTTACATTATTTCAGTTGTTATCCTAACTATAGCTCTTGATCAAATTTCTAAATTCTGGGTACGCATAAATGTTGCTGCTGGTAGTCAATCTGAAATTATTGGTCAGTTTTTCACCCTTCATAATGTAGAAAACGAAGGTGCGTTTTTAGGTATGGGGAGTGAATTAAATGAAACTCTAAGAGTTATTTTATTACTTATATTACCTATAGTTGTTTTAGGCTTTGTACTACGTTATATTTTCAAAGATAAGACTTTAGACAATTGGTCTATTTTTGCTTTTTCCAGCATAATTGGTGGCGGATTAGGCAATGTTTATGACCGAATTATATATGGATCAGTAACAGACTTTTGGCATATTGATTTAGGAGGTCCATTAAGAACTGGCATTTTTAACATGGCCGATTTATCTGTTACAACTGGTATGATTATTTTAGTTTTTGTCAGTTTTAAAAAGAAAAAAAAGGTTGCTAAATAA
- a CDS encoding BspA family leucine-rich repeat surface protein encodes MKKTTLFLFTICLFAVANLAAQTEFITTWKTDNPGFSSNTSVKISINPDFSYNYNVDWENDGIIDDTNVTGSITHDYGTTGTYTVVITGVFPSLQFRDTSSHDNNKLLSVEQWGTNQWLSMNRGFLGCENVVFNASDSPDLSLVTDMSYMFNGAKTFNSPLNNWDVSSVTNMKSIFYGAEDFDQPLYNWNVSNVTNMSGVFSTTKYFNQDISSWNVSNVMDMSGMFTNAKSFNGDISNWNVSNVTSMSSMFFYATDFNQNISNWNISNVTNIGYMFYLATSFDQNLGDWDISSVTNMGSMFKSAGLSTANYDNTLIGWNTLDTGETQIPTGITFNGGNSKYCNGEAARTSLNSTYNWTFTDGGKNSGCTTLSAQNFNTETLSLFPNPVKSSFTIRGLNDVNNIQIVNLQGQLVQEVINYKTQSIAIDTLANGMYFVNINTPNGSHTIKIIKE; translated from the coding sequence ATGAAAAAAACTACCCTATTTTTATTTACAATCTGTTTATTTGCTGTCGCAAATTTAGCAGCACAAACCGAATTTATTACCACCTGGAAAACAGATAACCCAGGATTCTCATCAAATACTTCAGTTAAGATTTCTATAAACCCAGATTTTTCCTATAACTATAATGTAGATTGGGAAAATGATGGTATTATAGACGATACAAATGTTACAGGAAGCATTACACACGATTATGGCACAACAGGCACCTATACCGTTGTTATTACAGGTGTTTTTCCCAGTTTGCAGTTTAGAGATACTTCTAGTCATGATAACAATAAATTATTATCCGTAGAGCAATGGGGCACAAATCAATGGCTCTCTATGAATAGAGGTTTTTTAGGTTGTGAAAATGTAGTATTTAATGCATCCGATTCACCTGATTTATCTTTAGTAACGGATATGTCTTACATGTTCAATGGTGCTAAAACTTTTAATTCCCCCTTAAACAATTGGGATGTGAGCAGTGTAACCAATATGAAGAGTATATTCTACGGAGCTGAAGATTTCGACCAACCCTTATACAATTGGAATGTAAGCAATGTAACCAATATGAGCGGTGTGTTTAGTACAACTAAATACTTTAATCAAGATATTAGCAGTTGGAATGTGAGCAATGTAATGGACATGAGCGGTATGTTTACTAACGCTAAAAGCTTTAATGGAGATATTAGTAATTGGAATGTAAGCAATGTAACTAGTATGTCTTCAATGTTTTTTTATGCAACTGATTTCAACCAAAACATTAGTAATTGGAACATAAGTAATGTTACTAACATAGGTTATATGTTCTATTTAGCTACTTCTTTTGACCAAAACCTGGGGGATTGGGACATTAGTAGTGTAACAAATATGGGCTCAATGTTTAAAAGTGCAGGCCTATCAACCGCAAATTACGACAACACTTTAATTGGTTGGAATACTTTAGATACAGGAGAAACTCAAATACCAACAGGTATTACATTTAATGGTGGGAATAGTAAGTATTGTAATGGAGAAGCTGCCAGAACAAGCCTTAATTCTACCTATAACTGGACCTTTACAGATGGTGGTAAAAATTCAGGTTGCACAACCTTAAGTGCTCAGAATTTTAATACAGAAACCCTATCATTATTCCCTAACCCTGTAAAATCAAGCTTTACAATTAGAGGGCTAAACGATGTTAATAATATACAAATTGTAAACCTACAAGGACAACTGGTACAAGAGGTGATAAATTACAAGACACAATCTATAGCTATAGATACTTTAGCTAACGGCATGTATTTTGTAAATATTAACACACCTAATGGAAGCCATACAATAAAAATAATAAAAGAATAA
- the fabD gene encoding ACP S-malonyltransferase — MKAYIFPGQGAQFPGMGLDLYENSSLAKELFDKANEILGFKITDTMFEGTAEALKETKVTQPAIFLHSVVLAKTLGASFKPDMVAGHSLGEFSALVAAGALTFEDGLKLVSQRALAMQKACEIKPSTMAAVLGLEDAKVEEVCASINGIVVAANYNCPGQLVISGEIEAINKACEALKQAGARRALVLPVGGAFHSPLMEPAREELATAIKNTTFNKPNCPIYQNVTANAVIDESEIKSNLISQLTAPVRWTQSVQQMIADGATLFTEVGPGNVLQGLVKKINREAQTASATFESTK; from the coding sequence ATGAAAGCATATATTTTCCCAGGTCAAGGTGCACAATTTCCTGGAATGGGTTTAGACCTTTATGAAAACTCTTCTTTAGCTAAAGAATTATTTGATAAAGCTAATGAAATTTTAGGTTTCAAGATTACAGATACTATGTTTGAAGGTACTGCAGAAGCTCTAAAAGAAACCAAAGTAACACAACCTGCTATTTTTTTACACTCAGTCGTTTTAGCAAAAACATTGGGAGCTAGCTTCAAACCGGATATGGTAGCGGGGCATTCCTTAGGAGAATTTTCTGCATTGGTAGCCGCTGGAGCATTAACTTTTGAAGATGGTTTAAAATTAGTATCACAACGTGCTTTAGCCATGCAAAAAGCTTGCGAAATAAAACCAAGCACCATGGCAGCCGTATTAGGATTAGAAGATGCTAAAGTAGAAGAAGTATGTGCTTCTATTAATGGCATTGTTGTGGCAGCAAATTACAACTGCCCAGGACAATTGGTAATTTCTGGAGAAATTGAAGCTATAAACAAAGCTTGTGAGGCTTTAAAACAAGCGGGAGCACGTCGTGCATTAGTCTTACCAGTTGGAGGCGCATTCCACTCACCATTAATGGAACCTGCTCGCGAGGAATTAGCTACAGCTATCAAAAACACCACTTTTAACAAGCCTAATTGCCCTATTTATCAAAATGTAACTGCTAATGCAGTTATTGATGAATCTGAAATAAAATCCAATTTAATATCTCAATTAACTGCTCCTGTAAGATGGACACAATCTGTACAACAAATGATTGCAGATGGGGCTACATTATTTACTGAGGTAGGTCCAGGAAATGTTTTACAAGGCTTGGTAAAGAAAATTAATAGAGAGGCACAAACTGCTTCTGCAACTTTTGAAAGCACTAAATAG
- a CDS encoding fibronectin type III domain-containing protein → MSIKFKMNLIGLAFLTVLNCSSGGDDSTSGEDTEAPSNPKNLVATNLTETTVDLTWDASTDNVNVLTYLVYQNDNNLASNTSTSYSVNSLSPNTTYTFKVQAKDNAGNTSSFSNVVSVTTLDVDAELKYESGSIEAYLGTFINSVPGSSGNDYFEPTDIELDTWDLVVKAVLNNNITEAVEMSALLDYQIKEFTDNTLSPNQTFYIIEKQPSKFNHWGTYVFSKTPSKENLVITAPHVISDANTGKQAAYCFRENIAKAVFLSGTHRCNNSNFTACSGTTTVCNSSSEAYRISDMAHNVQSIFQRTSEVVSDDLPNTVFIQLHGFTKLSTDPYVIMSNGARQTPTVDYATLIKNELLVEDNTLTFKIAHIDTDWSRLIGFTNTQSRYMNNSSNPCSTSATNTTGRFIHIEQERTKLRNDVTGWKKMSEALKRVF, encoded by the coding sequence ATGAGTATAAAATTTAAAATGAACTTAATAGGTTTAGCTTTTTTAACAGTTTTAAACTGTTCTTCAGGTGGAGATGACTCAACTTCAGGTGAAGATACAGAAGCTCCATCAAATCCGAAAAATCTGGTGGCAACAAATCTAACAGAAACAACAGTTGATTTAACTTGGGACGCATCAACAGATAATGTTAATGTGTTAACATATCTTGTTTATCAAAATGATAATAATTTAGCGTCAAATACCTCTACATCATATTCTGTTAATAGTTTATCACCTAATACCACCTATACTTTTAAAGTACAAGCAAAAGATAATGCAGGAAATACATCAAGCTTTAGTAATGTTGTTTCGGTAACGACTTTAGATGTAGATGCAGAATTGAAGTATGAATCAGGAAGTATTGAAGCTTATTTAGGAACTTTTATAAATAGTGTTCCAGGTAGTTCTGGTAACGATTATTTTGAGCCTACAGATATTGAGTTAGACACATGGGATTTAGTTGTTAAAGCTGTTTTAAACAATAATATTACTGAAGCAGTAGAAATGTCTGCTTTGTTAGATTATCAAATTAAAGAGTTTACAGATAACACATTATCTCCTAATCAAACTTTTTATATTATTGAAAAACAGCCTTCAAAATTCAATCATTGGGGTACTTATGTATTCAGTAAAACACCATCTAAAGAGAATTTAGTAATAACGGCTCCGCATGTTATAAGTGATGCCAACACAGGTAAACAAGCCGCATATTGCTTTAGAGAAAATATAGCAAAAGCTGTTTTTTTAAGTGGAACACATCGTTGTAACAATTCAAATTTTACGGCTTGTTCTGGAACAACAACGGTTTGTAATTCTAGCAGCGAAGCTTATCGTATTTCAGATATGGCCCATAATGTACAGTCCATATTTCAAAGAACATCTGAGGTTGTATCAGATGATTTACCTAATACGGTATTTATACAATTGCATGGTTTTACTAAGCTATCAACAGATCCTTATGTGATAATGAGTAATGGGGCTAGACAGACTCCAACAGTAGATTATGCTACACTCATAAAAAATGAACTTTTAGTTGAAGATAATACTTTAACTTTCAAAATTGCCCATATTGATACTGATTGGTCACGTTTAATTGGATTTACAAATACGCAAAGTAGATATATGAATAATTCTTCTAATCCATGTAGTACTTCTGCAACTAATACTACAGGTCGTTTTATTCATATAGAACAAGAAAGAACTAAATTAAGAAATGATGTCACTGGATGGAAAAAAATGAGTGAAGCTCTGAAAAGAGTTTTTTAA
- a CDS encoding glutamate racemase produces the protein MTQKFLSLSFVLLLFFGCKKESSKQDKANADLKNENIVSTIINNEDSFFYIDFKNYPLKDKSLPIGVFDSGIGGLTVLKEIVNYDEHDNETYKKGKDDVLDFENESFIYLGDQANMPYGNYSAENKLDLLNEHIIKDAQFLLSNKYYSDANDISVNTDKKQVKAIVVACNTATAYGKESIEDFLKKANINIKVIGVIDAGVRGVLETIEKDEDAIIGVMATVGTVASKGYHNTIVKFKDELGYKGNIEIFSQGAIGIAEAVDEDTDYFDRSLKNHRKEYKGPSLDGDFKISKTLLDIYNFDFDNNKMLCNTVNSDDCTILQINDPENYVRYHLVTLMENIRTSKTTNQLKSIILGCTHYPYLTDEINKVLKELYNYKDNNGDFLYREFMIENIKLIDPAINTANELYTHLKNESLFNPNGNIKNSEFYISVANKDNSNNVLDESGRFPYDYKYGRNANEIQEYVKKVPFSRENISYDILTRFQKQLPYVYQLMQNFNSHNPKTKNLSDENKI, from the coding sequence ATGACACAAAAATTTTTATCGCTCTCTTTTGTTTTATTACTTTTTTTTGGGTGTAAGAAGGAATCTTCTAAGCAAGATAAGGCTAATGCTGATTTAAAAAATGAAAATATTGTTAGCACGATAATTAATAATGAAGACAGTTTTTTTTATATTGATTTTAAGAACTATCCTTTAAAAGACAAAAGTTTACCCATCGGTGTTTTTGATTCTGGTATTGGAGGTTTAACTGTTTTAAAAGAGATTGTAAATTATGATGAACACGATAATGAAACATACAAAAAAGGAAAAGATGATGTTCTTGATTTTGAAAATGAATCTTTTATATATTTAGGTGATCAAGCTAACATGCCTTATGGCAATTATTCTGCAGAAAATAAACTTGATTTGTTAAATGAGCATATTATTAAAGATGCTCAATTTTTGCTAAGTAATAAGTATTATTCTGATGCCAATGATATTAGTGTAAACACTGATAAAAAACAAGTAAAAGCTATTGTAGTAGCTTGTAATACGGCCACAGCATATGGCAAAGAAAGCATTGAAGATTTTTTAAAAAAAGCCAATATTAATATTAAGGTTATTGGTGTTATTGATGCTGGAGTAAGAGGGGTTTTAGAAACCATAGAAAAAGATGAAGATGCTATTATAGGGGTTATGGCAACCGTGGGTACTGTAGCATCTAAAGGCTATCATAATACTATAGTGAAGTTTAAAGATGAATTAGGTTATAAAGGTAATATTGAAATATTTTCTCAAGGTGCTATAGGCATTGCAGAAGCTGTTGATGAGGATACTGATTATTTTGATAGAAGTTTAAAAAATCATAGAAAAGAATACAAAGGGCCCAGTTTAGATGGTGATTTTAAAATAAGTAAAACATTATTAGATATTTATAATTTTGATTTTGATAACAATAAAATGCTGTGCAATACAGTAAATTCAGATGATTGTACTATTTTACAGATTAATGATCCTGAAAATTATGTGCGATACCACTTGGTTACCTTAATGGAAAATATAAGAACTTCAAAAACAACTAATCAGTTAAAATCAATTATTTTAGGTTGTACCCATTACCCATATTTAACTGATGAGATTAATAAAGTTTTGAAAGAACTCTATAATTATAAGGACAATAATGGTGATTTTTTATATAGAGAATTCATGATAGAAAATATAAAATTAATAGACCCAGCAATTAATACGGCAAATGAGTTGTACACACATTTAAAAAACGAATCATTATTTAATCCAAATGGTAATATTAAAAATAGTGAGTTTTATATAAGTGTTGCTAATAAAGATAATTCTAATAACGTTTTAGATGAATCTGGTCGTTTTCCTTATGATTATAAATATGGGAGAAACGCAAACGAAATTCAAGAGTATGTGAAAAAAGTTCCATTTAGTCGCGAAAACATTTCATATGACATATTAACTCGTTTTCAAAAACAATTGCCATACGTATATCAATTAATGCAAAACTTTAATAGCCACAACCCAAAAACTAAAAACTTAAGTGATGAAAATAAAATATAG
- a CDS encoding 3-deoxy-D-manno-octulosonic acid transferase — MDIIYNIGIKATQLALKCTALFNQKINLGVKGRANTFHNLKKNIKTTDQTLWFHCASLGEYEQGLPVFKKLREYYITHKIILSFFSPSGYEIRKNSPIADIVVYLPIDTKTNAQRFLNIVNPELTVFVKYDIWPNFLNELKTRQLRAILISAAFRKNQIYFQLYGKPLRKALFAFEHIFTQNEGSKTLLESINYTRVTVSGDTRFDRVFSQLEMDNTLNFIDEFKDNKTCIVSGSTWPEDENLFIDFINSPASKNVKFIIAPHTVKANQIQSLQEKLNTEVVLFSNKDKKNLKHAQVFILDTIGLLTKVYKYADIAYVGGAMGNTGLHNTLEPAVFGVPIIIGNHYEKFPEAKALIENGGMFSISNQIEFNHILSILIENQENRQQLGLKNLTYIKNNKGAVVQILDYLLKL, encoded by the coding sequence TTGGATATTATTTATAACATTGGCATTAAGGCAACACAACTTGCTTTAAAATGTACAGCTCTTTTCAATCAAAAAATAAATCTTGGTGTTAAAGGGCGTGCAAATACATTTCATAATTTAAAAAAAAACATTAAGACGACCGATCAAACACTTTGGTTTCATTGTGCGTCTTTAGGAGAATATGAGCAAGGACTCCCTGTATTCAAGAAACTTAGAGAGTACTATATCACACACAAAATTATACTCAGTTTTTTTTCACCCTCAGGTTATGAAATTCGAAAAAACAGTCCTATTGCAGATATTGTAGTGTACCTTCCTATAGACACCAAAACAAATGCTCAACGTTTCTTAAACATTGTCAATCCTGAACTGACTGTTTTTGTTAAGTATGATATCTGGCCTAATTTTTTAAACGAACTAAAAACAAGACAGTTACGAGCTATTTTAATTTCTGCAGCCTTTAGAAAAAACCAAATTTATTTTCAATTGTATGGGAAACCACTAAGAAAAGCTTTATTTGCTTTTGAACATATATTTACTCAAAATGAAGGCTCAAAAACATTATTAGAATCTATCAATTACACACGGGTAACTGTTAGTGGAGATACTCGTTTTGATCGTGTTTTTAGTCAGTTAGAAATGGACAACACTTTAAATTTTATTGATGAATTTAAAGACAATAAAACTTGTATTGTTTCAGGAAGCACATGGCCTGAAGACGAAAATTTGTTTATAGATTTTATAAACTCTCCAGCTTCCAAAAACGTGAAATTTATTATTGCTCCACATACTGTTAAAGCTAATCAAATTCAAAGTTTACAAGAAAAGCTGAATACCGAAGTTGTTTTATTTTCAAATAAGGACAAGAAGAACTTAAAACACGCTCAAGTATTTATCTTAGATACTATTGGTCTTCTTACTAAAGTATACAAGTATGCCGATATTGCCTATGTTGGTGGTGCTATGGGAAATACTGGACTACACAATACATTAGAGCCGGCCGTATTTGGGGTTCCAATAATTATTGGTAATCACTATGAAAAGTTTCCAGAGGCAAAAGCTCTCATAGAAAACGGTGGGATGTTTTCTATTTCAAACCAAATTGAATTCAATCATATTTTAAGTATTTTAATTGAAAATCAAGAAAACAGGCAACAGTTAGGTCTAAAAAACTTAACATATATTAAAAATAATAAAGGAGCGGTTGTCCAAATATTAGATTACTTATTAAAATTATAA
- a CDS encoding helix-turn-helix transcriptional regulator has protein sequence MNNILLIIAVFGFVLTINLFARKRTNLSILFLALFYLIYSIYAVQNYIITANLISNFKWFYVWPLPIYNLIAVPMYFYFVSTINNGFKWKWFYLILFVPFVLGIIDTIIIYTSPKAVYDALLELAITNPIKRFHAKYGLLYLSQHYIIRHIWQFLAVITLFPLMLNFIRSNKSKENAKLILIRWLIILYALMFLMSILTCIHAIERAFDIGILSLLQDNATLINISFYIVLFLIAIIPISFPSILYSNLNITAPNTSIANTVTPPNTSNNSIKEPKYGLNIEDIRSKLDLIIKQDLFSDPNFDLNKCAQELGIPTHQVSHFLKQHMNLSFSSYRNMLRIEKAKRLIKNDYLSLNTIEALALTCGFANRSSFSKVFKKLTDFSPGAYLESLQNNS, from the coding sequence TTGAACAACATTCTTCTTATCATCGCTGTTTTTGGTTTTGTTTTAACCATAAATCTATTTGCAAGAAAAAGGACTAATCTATCTATTCTATTTTTAGCACTCTTTTATCTTATATATTCTATATATGCAGTCCAAAATTATATTATAACAGCTAATTTAATTAGTAACTTTAAATGGTTTTATGTTTGGCCACTGCCTATTTACAACCTGATAGCAGTGCCTATGTATTTTTATTTTGTAAGCACCATTAATAACGGGTTTAAATGGAAATGGTTCTATTTAATTTTATTCGTTCCTTTTGTGTTGGGAATTATAGATACTATTATAATTTACACAAGTCCTAAAGCCGTTTATGATGCTTTATTAGAACTGGCAATAACAAATCCTATTAAAAGATTTCATGCTAAATACGGTCTACTATATTTAAGTCAGCACTATATAATAAGGCACATATGGCAATTTTTAGCTGTCATAACATTATTTCCTTTGATGCTAAATTTTATTCGCTCTAACAAATCAAAAGAAAATGCCAAACTTATTCTGATACGTTGGCTAATTATTTTATATGCTTTAATGTTTTTAATGTCAATTTTAACCTGTATTCATGCTATTGAGAGAGCATTTGATATTGGTATTCTTTCACTTTTACAAGACAATGCAACATTGATAAATATTTCATTTTATATCGTTTTGTTTTTAATAGCCATCATACCTATTTCGTTTCCCTCTATTTTATATAGTAATTTGAACATTACAGCGCCTAACACCTCCATAGCTAATACTGTTACCCCACCAAATACAAGTAACAACTCGATAAAAGAACCAAAATACGGACTCAATATAGAAGATATAAGAAGTAAATTAGACCTTATTATTAAACAAGACCTGTTTTCTGACCCCAATTTTGACTTAAACAAATGTGCTCAAGAATTAGGTATTCCAACACATCAGGTTTCGCATTTTTTAAAGCAACATATGAACTTAAGTTTTTCTTCTTATAGAAATATGCTTAGAATAGAAAAAGCAAAACGTTTAATTAAAAATGATTATTTAAGCTTAAATACTATTGAAGCTTTAGCATTAACTTGTGGCTTTGCAAACAGAAGCTCGTTCAGTAAAGTATTTAAAAAATTAACAGATTTTAGTCCAGGTGCTTATTTAGAATCACTTCAAAACAACAGTTAA
- the galE gene encoding UDP-glucose 4-epimerase GalE, which yields MDKILVTGGLGFIGSHTVVELQNEGYEVVIIDDLSNSSIKVLDGITAITGKKPLFEKLDLKDKVGVETFFEKHNDIKGVIHFAASKAVGESVNEPLLYYENNIGTLIYILKELKKLPSAAFIFSSSCTVYGQADELPITENAPVKQAESPYGNTKQIGEEIIRDTCKVVPTLKAIALRYFNPVGAHESVEIGELPIGVPQNLVPFITQTAIGLRKELSVFGDDYPTPDGTCIRDYIHVVDLAKAHVVALGRLLQNKNKANYETFNLGTGTGSSVLEVVKSFEKVSGKKLNYKIVGRREGDIISAFADTNKANNELGWKTKLSLDDAMRSAWKWEQKVRATE from the coding sequence ATGGATAAAATATTAGTTACAGGAGGTTTAGGCTTTATTGGTTCGCATACGGTTGTAGAATTACAAAATGAAGGCTACGAGGTGGTTATTATTGATGATTTATCAAATTCATCAATAAAAGTTTTGGATGGTATTACCGCTATTACTGGAAAAAAACCACTTTTTGAAAAGTTAGATTTAAAAGATAAAGTTGGTGTAGAAACCTTTTTTGAAAAACATAACGACATAAAAGGTGTTATTCATTTTGCTGCTAGTAAAGCAGTTGGTGAAAGTGTAAATGAACCTTTGTTGTACTACGAAAACAATATTGGAACTTTGATTTATATTCTAAAAGAATTAAAAAAATTACCATCTGCAGCATTTATTTTTAGTTCATCTTGTACAGTTTATGGGCAAGCAGATGAATTGCCAATAACAGAAAATGCTCCGGTTAAACAAGCAGAATCTCCTTATGGTAATACTAAACAAATAGGGGAAGAAATTATTAGAGATACCTGTAAGGTTGTTCCAACATTAAAAGCTATTGCTTTACGCTATTTTAATCCAGTAGGAGCTCATGAGTCTGTTGAAATTGGCGAATTGCCTATTGGAGTGCCCCAAAATTTAGTGCCTTTTATTACGCAAACAGCTATTGGTTTACGTAAAGAATTGTCTGTTTTTGGTGATGATTACCCAACGCCAGATGGTACTTGTATTCGTGACTATATTCATGTGGTGGATTTGGCTAAAGCACATGTAGTGGCTTTAGGACGATTACTTCAAAATAAAAATAAAGCGAATTATGAAACGTTTAATTTAGGGACAGGTACAGGAAGTTCGGTTTTAGAAGTTGTAAAATCTTTTGAAAAAGTTTCAGGTAAAAAACTGAATTATAAAATAGTTGGCAGAAGAGAAGGCGATATTATCTCAGCATTTGCAGATACAAATAAAGCAAATAATGAATTAGGATGGAAAACAAAACTGTCTCTTGATGATGCTATGCGTTCAGCTTGGAAATGGGAACAGAAGGTGAGAGCTACAGAATAA